The Labilibaculum sp. sequence TTCACCAAACAAGCTAATATCGGAGATAAATCCTTTTTTAATTCATTACTGTTCAAAAGTCTTTGGCTTATATCGAAAAGAAGAGACATTTCATTAAAACCATAACATTCGTCGCCTGCTTTTTTGCATTTTAAACTCATAAGCGAATATTTAACGGGGTACATCTGCAAAATTATAAAAAAAGGAACAACACCCCCACAAAACACATAAATCATTTAATAATTTATACTTATTACAAATCATACCCCATTAAAAGAACATTACAATACAAATAAAAATACATTAAAAACCAACACACCCCCATTTAAACAATTCCCATCACTTACAAAACCATTTTGGAACAATTTGAATCCTAAATTCAAATTTTGTTTAAAATACATTTCTGTATGAATCAAATAATCAAACAGATCGAAATCCCTTACTGAACCAACGATTACACACTTAAATTCAAATATGTACTCCAAAACTATCTTTCCTACAAATTTGTAGGAAATCGAAGTGCCTGCAATGCAAAATAAATACGGACAAAACAACAATAAACACCTATACAACAAGAACTTAAATACTACAAAAAAACAAGAGAAACGAAACTGAAAAAGCAAATGGTACGCTTTATGAATACGGCTTGGCAACTATTAACCCAAATAAAAATAACAGACATGAGAAAAATTGCCATTTACGGAAAAGGTGGAATTGGAAAATCAACTACAACCCAAAACACTGTAGCAGGTCTAGTTGAAGCTGGAAAAAACATCATGGTTGTTGGATGTGATCCCAAAGCCGACTCCACAAGATTATTATTAGGAGGATTAGCTCAAAAAACAGTTCTTGACACACTGCGCGAAGAAGGAGAAGATGTTGATTTGGATGATATTGTTCGTCCTGGTTACGGTGGAGTAAGATGCGTTGAATCAGGAGGACCTGAACCAGGAGTTGGTTGCGCCGGTCGTGGAATTATTACTTCGATTAATATGTTGGAACAGTTAGGTGCCTGGGATGACAAATACGAAATAGACTACACATTCTACGATGTGCTTGGTGATGTGGTTTGCGGAGGTTTTGCAATGCCAATCCGTGAAGGTAAAGCGGAAGAAATTTACATTGTTGTTTCTGGTGAAATGATGGCCATGTATGCTGCAAACAATATCTGTAAAGGAATTCAAAAATATGCACAGAACGGAGTTGTTCGTTTGGGAGGCTTAATTTGCAATTCACGTAATGTTGATCACGAAAGTGATATGATTGAAGAATTAGCACGAAAACTGGGCACACAAATGATTCACTTTGTTCCTCGTGACAATGTGGTTCAAAGAGCTGAAATTCATCGTAAGACAGTGATTGAATATGAACCGGAACATGGTCAGGCCGATGAATACCGTAAATTATCCAATGCCATAGATGGCAATGAAATGTTTGTAATTCCAACACCATTAGAAATGGAAGAATTGGAAAAACTTCTAATCGATTTTGGTATTGACGCCTGATAAATCTTGCTCAAATTAATAAAACACACAATCTAAAACATTTAAAACAATACAGACTATGTTAATGATAAAAGCAATAATCCGCCCTGAAAAAACCAATAAGGTCTTAAAAGCTCTGTTTGAAGCAGGATACATCGCTGTAACAAAAATGCCTGTGGTTGGCCGCGGCAAGCAGCGGGGAATCAAAATTGGTGATGTTACTTACGATGAACTGCCTAAAGAAATGCTGATGATGGTTATTAAAGATGAAGACAAAGATTTCGCCATCAACACCATTCTGGATGCTGCCCGATCCACTCCAAAAGGAGCCTTCGGTGATGGGAAAATATTCGTATCTCCAGTTGATGAAGCCTACACAATAAGCAGAGGTACCAAAGAATTATAAACCTAAAAACTCGAAGGTATGAAGTGTATAATGTCCATTATCAAGATTAATAAAATGAACAAAACCAAACGGGCTTTGCGTGATGCCGGATTTTCTTCGATGACTGCAACAGGTAGTGTATTCGGACGCGGCAAAGGCCTTTGGGATGCTAAAGTTTTAGAAGGTGTAAAGAATGATCAGCCTGAAGCATTGGAGCTTTTAGGAAAAGAACCCAGACTTCGCCCTCAACGCCTGCTTCAAGTTGTTGTTCCGAACCATAAGGTATCAGAATGTATCGAAACAATAATCGAAGCCAATCAATCAAAAAGCCCAGGAGATGGTAAAATTTTCGTTTTGCCTGTAAATGAAGCGATACGTGTAAGAACTGCAGAAAGCGGTGATCAAGTTCTGGATAATTAAACGAAAAGCTATGGTAAAAAAATTAGATATAACACAGGGTTTGCCGGATCCATCGAAAGTGATGGATGAGATCATGGCAAAATACCCGACAAAAATTGCCAAAAAACGTCAAAAGTCATTGGTGGTTAATGATCCTGCCGAAGGAAAAGAAATTCAAGCCAACGTAAGAACCATTCCGGGAATTATTACTCAACGAGGATGTACTTACGCAGGATGTAAAGGGGTAGTATTAGGCCCAACAAGAGATATTATTAATTTGGTTCACGGGCCAATTGGCTGCAGTTTTTACGCCTGGCTTACAAGAAGAAACCAAACCAGACCTGCTGAAGGAGAAGATAACTTTATTACCTACAGTTTTTCTACCGACATACAGGATTCTAACATTGTATTTGGTGGTGAAGCTAAGCTAAAAGATGCCGTTCGCGAAGCATTCGAGATTTTTAAACCCAAAGCAATTGGCATTTTCTCAACCTGCCCTGTTGGTTTAATCGGAGATGATGTGCACTCAGTATCCCGCGAGATGAAAGAGGAATTGGGAATTAATATTTTCGGTTTTAGCTGCGAAGGATACCGCGGTGTATCTCAATCGGCGGGTCACCACATTGCAAACAATGGTGTATTCAAAAATGTAATCGGCAACAACAACAGAGACCGTATTGGCAAATTCCAAATCAATCTGCTTGGCGAATACAATATTGGTGGTGACGCTTTTGAATTGGAAAGATTGTTTGATGAAGCTGGAATCACTTTGCTGTCCACTTTTAGTGGTAACTCTACGATCGAAAGTATGGAATATGCTCATACCGCTGACCTTAATCTGATTATGTGTCACCGCTCCATCAATTACATTGCTGAGATGATGGAAGAGAAATATGGTATTCCTTGGGTGAAAGTTAGTTTCATTGGTGCAGAAGGCAGTGCAAAAGCTCTTCGTAAAGTCGCTGAGTATTTTGATGATGCTGAGCTAAGTGCAAAAGTGGAAGAGATTATAGAACGCGAGATGAAGAAAGTGGAAGTGGTAAGAGAAGCTGTAAAAGCAAAAACAGAAGGCAAATTAGCCATGATGTTTGTTGGAGGTTCAAGAGCTCATCATTATCAGGATTTATTCTCGGAAATAGGTGTAACCACAGTATCGGCAGGATATGAATTTGCTCACCGTGACGATTACGAAGGCAGAGATGTTATTCCAAGCATAAAAATTGATGCCGATACCCGAAACATTGAAGATCTGACTGTTGAGAAAGATCTTGAATTATACCGTGAAGACTTAGCTGTAAAAAAAGAAAAACTTCTTAAAAATGGTTACGAATTCAGCAACTATGACGGTATGATGTCCGAAATGAAAAAGAACTCACTGGTTATTGATGACATCAACCATTGGGAAACTGAAAAGCTGATTGAGTACTATAAACCTGATATTTTTTGTGCAGGTATTAAAGAAAAATATGTGGTGCAAAAGTCTGGAGTTCCATTGAAACAATTACACAGCTACGATTACGGTGGACCCTATGCCGGTTTTGAAGGAGCAATCAATTTCTATCTGGAAATGGAGCGCATGCTCTGCACAAGAATCTGGAAAATGGTGACTACACCTTGGAAAACCGACCCTGAAATTGTTGGAAGTTTTGCCATTAACGAATAAAGGAGGACAAATAGATGTTATTAAATCATACAACAAGTAAAATAGTAGAGAGAAAGGCCTTAACGGTAAATCCGGCGAAGACCTGTCAGCCTATTGGTGCAATGTATGCCGCATTAGGAATACACGGATGTTTGCCTCACAGTCATGGCTCGCAAGGCTGCTGTTCTTATCACAGAAGTACTTTAACCCGACACTACAAAGAACCCGTAATGGCTGCAACCAGTTCATTTACCGAAGGTTCATCCGTTTTTGGCGGACAAGCAAACTTACTGCAGGCAATCACAAATATTTTTACCATATACGAGCCGGATATAATTGCAGTGCATTCCACATGTTTATCAGAAACAATTGGCGATGACTTAGGGCAGATTGTAAGTAAGGCTGCATCGGATGGTAAAATTCCGGAAGGAAAGCACGTGATACAGGCTCCAACTCCAAGTTACGTAGGTAGTCATGTAACTGGTTATGCCAATATGCTGGAAGGTATTGTAAAATATTTCGCTAAAAAAAGCGATAGTCTTAAAAATCAGCTGAATATTCTCTCTGGTTGGGTAGAACCTTCTGACATGAGAGAATTAAAAAGAATTTTAAAACTAATGAAGGTGAAAAATGTTTTGCTTCCTGACACTTCAGATGTTTTGGATTCGCCTATGAACGGGAAATTTGAAATGTATCCGAAAGGAGGAACTACAATTCCAGAAATGGTAAGCATGGGTGACAGCCTTCATACCCTTGCCTTGGGTGAATGGGCAACGGAAAAAGCAGCTATCAATCTCGACAATCAGTGTAAAGTAAAATTCAGCATACAGGATCTGCCAATTGGTATTCAGGCAACTGATCGTTTTATTCAGTCACTGGCAAAACTTGGATCTGTTTCTGTTCCTGAATCCATTAACGATGAACGTGGACGTTTGATTGATGTGATTACTGATATGCACCAATACCTGTATGGTAAACGTGTAGCATTATGGGGTGATCCCGATCAATTGATTCCATTAGCAGAGTTTTTGGTAGACATGGATATGAAACCAGTTTACATTGTTTCAGGAACTCCCGGTAAAACATTCGAAAAAAAAATGGAAAAGATTCTAAGCAAAAGTGTACCAGAGGCCAAATATAAAAACGGTGCCAATGCCGATATGCTTTTAATGCACCAATGGATCAAAGAAAACCCTGTGGATCTATTAATTGGAAACACCTATGGAAAATACATTTCGAGAGATGAAAAGATTCCATTTGTACGAATGGGCTTCCCTATTATCGACCGCATTGGACACAGTTATTTTCCAACACTAGGTTATATGGGAGGATTGAGAATTCTTGAAAAAATTCTTTCAGTACTTATGGATCAGCAGGATGCAACTTGCCCTGAAGAATCATTCGAGTTGGTAATGTAGTGATGCGATGAAATGAAGGAGGTTACTGGCTAAGTTGCAAATCATACCCTTTTCTCATAGCTAGGATAAAACGTCTCCCACCTCCTTCATTTTTATCACTCGTTTTGAATAAAAACCAATACGAAGAAAAATTTCTTCCCTCTCAATATAAACCTGTGCATTACACATATATAACGAACGACAATGGAGAGAATAATCAAAGAACGATCCACTCAGGTACACACAATAGGAACATCAGCCCATGATTTAGATTGTGAGAAGAAAAGCTTAGCCGGAAGTGTCAGCCAACGCGCCTGTGTATTTTGTGGCTCGCGGGTTGTACTTTATCCCATTGCCGATGCACTGCACCTGATTCACGGCCCCATAGGTTGTGCCGCTTACACCTGGGATATCCGGGGTGCATTATCCTCCGGACCGCAATTGCACCGATTAAGTTTTTCGACCGATTTACGCGAACGTGATGTGGTTTTTGGCGGAGAACCAAAACTCTATACTGCACTTACTGAATTAATTGAAGCCTACAAACCGAAAGTAGCATTTGTCTACTCCACCTGCATTGTTGGCGTTATTGGCGATGATGTTGAAGCCGTGTGCCGAAAAGTATCTGCAGAACAAAAAATAGATATATTGCCTGTAATGGCGGAAGGTTTTAAAGGTACAAAAAAAGACGGGTACAAAGCTGCCTGCGATGCTCTGTCGAAACTTGTCGGCACAGATAATGAATTTCAGGCACCTCCTTTTAGCATAAACATTTTGGGAGATTTTAATTTGGCTGGAGAACTATGGATGCTAAAGGAATATTACGAAAAAATTGGTATAAACATTATTACCTGCCTTACCGGCGATGGCAGAATAAATGAAATTCGTCAGGCACACAAAGCCTCCATAAATGTAGTTCAATGCTCTGGTTCAATGATGCATCTGGCCAAAGAAATGGAAGAAAAATACGGGATTCCATTCATAAAAGTATCCTATTTCGGGATTGAAGATATGGCTGATGCCCTTTACGAAGCAGCCGGTTTTTTTAATAATGATGAAATGCTTCAAAAAGCAAAAGATTTAGTTTCGAAAGAAATTAGGACTTTACTACCTGCTTTAACTCCATTCAAAGAAAAATTACAAGGCAAAAAGGCCGCGATTTATGTTGGTGGTGCCTTTAAGGCAATCAGCTTGGTGAAAGCCCTTCGGTTAATTGGAATGAAAACCGTAATGGTAGGATCGCAAACCGGAAACAAAGACGATTACAATTTGCTTAAAAAATTGTGCGATGAAGGAACCATTATTGTTGATGATTCAAATCCGAATGAACTTTCAGAATTTGTAAAAGAAAAAGGAGTTGACCTCTTTATTGGCGGCGTAAAAGAACGTCCGATTGCCTACAAATTAGGAATTGGGTTCTGCGATCACAATCACGAAAGAAAAGAAGCATTGGCTGGTTTCGAAGGCATGCTAAACTTTGCAAACGAGGTTTACGCCTCGGTAACCAGTCCTGTATGGAAATTCTTTAAACGCTAACTCACATGGAAAAAATCCCAACTTTATCATATATCAGACCATTTGTATCAACACGAAATGCGTGTAAACTGTGCTCACCCTTGGGTGCCTGTATTGCGATAAAGGGCATTGAAGGTTGCGTTCCTGTAATTCACGGCTCTCAAGGGTGCGCCACCTACATTCGTCGTTACATGATTAGTCATTACAAGGAGCCTGTAGATATTGCATCTTCCAATTTTAGCGAAGAAACTACCATTTTTGGAGGAGAGGCAAATTTAAAAACTGCACTAACCAATGTTACCAATCAATATCAGCCAATGGCAATTGGCGTTGCTACAACATGCCTGAGCGAAACCATTGGGGAAGACGTTGCATCACAACTAAGTCACATAAGAAACGACAGCACCAGTTCCAATTTACCAAGTTTGTTTACCGTTTCAACACCAAGTTATCAGGGAACTCACATGGATGGATTTCATGCAACAGTATTAGCTGTTGTCAAAAACTATGCGAAAAAATTACCATCTGCTGACAAAATCAATTTTTTCCCAGGCTTTGTTTCACCTTCAGATATTCGGCATATCAAAGAAATAGTAGCTGACTTTGATCTTACAACAACAATTTTACCCGATTACTCGGATACTTTGGACAACCCCGTTTGGGATCAATATTATCGTGTACCAAAAGGAGGTACTCCAATATCAGAGCTTGAAAAAATGGGAGAAGCCTACGCATCGGTTGAATTGGGTGTTTTTACTGCAGTAAAACAAGGCGGGCAAAACGGAGGAACTGAAGTCAGCGGAGCATCGTGGCTGGAAAGTGAACACAGCGTAAAAAACCACCAATGCCTTTTACCAATTGGCATGAGCAATAGTGATTCTTTATTTGATATTCTAAGTAAAATAAGCGGAAAAGACATTCCTGTGAAATATCGAATGCAGCGAGGTCGCTTACTGGATTCTTATGCCGATGGACACAAATACATTTTTGGAAAAAAGGCTGTGGTTTACGGCGAAGAAGATTTAGTTCTGGCCTTGTGTTCATTTCTTGATGAAATAGGAGTCGAAGTTGTTTTGGCAGCCTCGGGAGCAAACAGCGGAAAGCTTCAAAAAGAAATCATCAGACATTGTCCGGAACATGGAAAAACCATCAAAGTAATTAGTGATTCTGATTTTGAACAAATCAATGAGGCGTGCAATACAATTAAACCAGACTTTCTAATCGGAAACAGCAAGGGAAATTACATTGCCGGCAATTTTAACATCCCGCTGATAAGAGTCGGCTTTCCTATTCACGATCGAATTGGAGGACAACGGATTACTCTTCTTGGTTATCAGGGGACTCAGGAATTATTCGACAAGGTGGTAAATGCCATGATTGAATACAAACAAAACAATTCTCCTATCGGATATAAATACATGTAAAAGAGAGCATTTACAATTAATAAAAGTTAAGAAATCTCACATAAAAGTCGCATCATGAAAGATTTATCAACTCATCCTTGTTTCAACAAAGACGCACATCATAAATATGCCCGGGTACATTTGCCCGTAGCTCCAACTTGTAATGTGAAATGCAACTATTGCAATCGAAAATTCGACTGTGTAAACGAAAGCAGACCCGGAGTTACCAGCAGCGTTTTATCACCCGATCAAGCCTTAAGCTATCTTATTAAATTGGTGAAAATAATGCCGGAGCTTAAAGTGGTTGGAATTGCAGGACCTGGCGATCCTTTTGCCAATCCTACCCAAACCATGAAAACGCTTCATTTGGTTCGGGATAACTTTCCGGATATGCTGCTTTGCCTATCTACAAATGGCTTAAATATAGCCCCTTATATCGATGAATTAAAAGAGCTGGACGTATCACATGTTACAATCACTTTGAACAGCCTGCGTCCCGAAACTTTGGCAAAAGTTTACAGTTGGGTACGACACGACAAAAGAGGATATTTTGGAGCGCAAGCCGGAGAATATCTACTTAAAAGACAATTGGAAGCAATAACCAAACTAAAGGAAGCCGGCATTACTGTAAAGGTAAATACTATTATAATGCCGGGAATCAACGATCATGAAATTGCAGAAATTGCAGAAAAAATTGCATCACTTGGAGTGGATTTAATGAATACAATTCCATTGTTTCCGGTAAAAGATACCGCCATGGAACACATGGAGGAACCTACTCCTGATTTTATGAAATCCTTACGTAAAAAAGTAGAAGTGTTTCTTCCTCCGATGTCTCATTGCGCACGATGCAGAGCCGATGCGGCAGGATTACTCGGAAAAGATTCTGCAGAAGCCGCCAAGTTACTTTCCGAAACAGCTCTTCTTACAGTTGAAAAAGGAGAAGAAAGACCTTGTGTTGCAGTCACCTCTATGGAAGGAATTTTGGTGAATCAACATTTGGGCGAAGCAGATCGAATTCACGTTTTCAGGGAAACACCCAAAGGATACAAACTGGTAAATGTTAGGGCAACTCCCGACACTGGTCAAGGCGATTCCCGTTGGGAAAAACTAGCGGAAACTTTGGCTGACTGCAGA is a genomic window containing:
- the nifK gene encoding nitrogenase molybdenum-iron protein subunit beta, which produces MLLNHTTSKIVERKALTVNPAKTCQPIGAMYAALGIHGCLPHSHGSQGCCSYHRSTLTRHYKEPVMAATSSFTEGSSVFGGQANLLQAITNIFTIYEPDIIAVHSTCLSETIGDDLGQIVSKAASDGKIPEGKHVIQAPTPSYVGSHVTGYANMLEGIVKYFAKKSDSLKNQLNILSGWVEPSDMRELKRILKLMKVKNVLLPDTSDVLDSPMNGKFEMYPKGGTTIPEMVSMGDSLHTLALGEWATEKAAINLDNQCKVKFSIQDLPIGIQATDRFIQSLAKLGSVSVPESINDERGRLIDVITDMHQYLYGKRVALWGDPDQLIPLAEFLVDMDMKPVYIVSGTPGKTFEKKMEKILSKSVPEAKYKNGANADMLLMHQWIKENPVDLLIGNTYGKYISRDEKIPFVRMGFPIIDRIGHSYFPTLGYMGGLRILEKILSVLMDQQDATCPEESFELVM
- the nifD gene encoding nitrogenase molybdenum-iron protein alpha chain, whose translation is MVKKLDITQGLPDPSKVMDEIMAKYPTKIAKKRQKSLVVNDPAEGKEIQANVRTIPGIITQRGCTYAGCKGVVLGPTRDIINLVHGPIGCSFYAWLTRRNQTRPAEGEDNFITYSFSTDIQDSNIVFGGEAKLKDAVREAFEIFKPKAIGIFSTCPVGLIGDDVHSVSREMKEELGINIFGFSCEGYRGVSQSAGHHIANNGVFKNVIGNNNRDRIGKFQINLLGEYNIGGDAFELERLFDEAGITLLSTFSGNSTIESMEYAHTADLNLIMCHRSINYIAEMMEEKYGIPWVKVSFIGAEGSAKALRKVAEYFDDAELSAKVEEIIEREMKKVEVVREAVKAKTEGKLAMMFVGGSRAHHYQDLFSEIGVTTVSAGYEFAHRDDYEGRDVIPSIKIDADTRNIEDLTVEKDLELYREDLAVKKEKLLKNGYEFSNYDGMMSEMKKNSLVIDDINHWETEKLIEYYKPDIFCAGIKEKYVVQKSGVPLKQLHSYDYGGPYAGFEGAINFYLEMERMLCTRIWKMVTTPWKTDPEIVGSFAINE
- a CDS encoding P-II family nitrogen regulator codes for the protein MKCIMSIIKINKMNKTKRALRDAGFSSMTATGSVFGRGKGLWDAKVLEGVKNDQPEALELLGKEPRLRPQRLLQVVVPNHKVSECIETIIEANQSKSPGDGKIFVLPVNEAIRVRTAESGDQVLDN
- a CDS encoding radical SAM protein, with the protein product MKDLSTHPCFNKDAHHKYARVHLPVAPTCNVKCNYCNRKFDCVNESRPGVTSSVLSPDQALSYLIKLVKIMPELKVVGIAGPGDPFANPTQTMKTLHLVRDNFPDMLLCLSTNGLNIAPYIDELKELDVSHVTITLNSLRPETLAKVYSWVRHDKRGYFGAQAGEYLLKRQLEAITKLKEAGITVKVNTIIMPGINDHEIAEIAEKIASLGVDLMNTIPLFPVKDTAMEHMEEPTPDFMKSLRKKVEVFLPPMSHCARCRADAAGLLGKDSAEAAKLLSETALLTVEKGEERPCVAVTSMEGILVNQHLGEADRIHVFRETPKGYKLVNVRATPDTGQGDSRWEKLAETLADCRAILVGGIGKKPAGILGRSGIKIIEMSGLIDQGLDSVYKGTELRSLCKTEMTKCGTGCTGSATGCG
- the nifH gene encoding nitrogenase iron protein, with the translated sequence MRKIAIYGKGGIGKSTTTQNTVAGLVEAGKNIMVVGCDPKADSTRLLLGGLAQKTVLDTLREEGEDVDLDDIVRPGYGGVRCVESGGPEPGVGCAGRGIITSINMLEQLGAWDDKYEIDYTFYDVLGDVVCGGFAMPIREGKAEEIYIVVSGEMMAMYAANNICKGIQKYAQNGVVRLGGLICNSRNVDHESDMIEELARKLGTQMIHFVPRDNVVQRAEIHRKTVIEYEPEHGQADEYRKLSNAIDGNEMFVIPTPLEMEELEKLLIDFGIDA
- a CDS encoding P-II family nitrogen regulator translates to MLMIKAIIRPEKTNKVLKALFEAGYIAVTKMPVVGRGKQRGIKIGDVTYDELPKEMLMMVIKDEDKDFAINTILDAARSTPKGAFGDGKIFVSPVDEAYTISRGTKEL
- the nifE gene encoding nitrogenase iron-molybdenum cofactor biosynthesis protein NifE, which codes for MERIIKERSTQVHTIGTSAHDLDCEKKSLAGSVSQRACVFCGSRVVLYPIADALHLIHGPIGCAAYTWDIRGALSSGPQLHRLSFSTDLRERDVVFGGEPKLYTALTELIEAYKPKVAFVYSTCIVGVIGDDVEAVCRKVSAEQKIDILPVMAEGFKGTKKDGYKAACDALSKLVGTDNEFQAPPFSINILGDFNLAGELWMLKEYYEKIGINIITCLTGDGRINEIRQAHKASINVVQCSGSMMHLAKEMEEKYGIPFIKVSYFGIEDMADALYEAAGFFNNDEMLQKAKDLVSKEIRTLLPALTPFKEKLQGKKAAIYVGGAFKAISLVKALRLIGMKTVMVGSQTGNKDDYNLLKKLCDEGTIIVDDSNPNELSEFVKEKGVDLFIGGVKERPIAYKLGIGFCDHNHERKEALAGFEGMLNFANEVYASVTSPVWKFFKR
- a CDS encoding nitrogenase component 1, whose product is MEKIPTLSYIRPFVSTRNACKLCSPLGACIAIKGIEGCVPVIHGSQGCATYIRRYMISHYKEPVDIASSNFSEETTIFGGEANLKTALTNVTNQYQPMAIGVATTCLSETIGEDVASQLSHIRNDSTSSNLPSLFTVSTPSYQGTHMDGFHATVLAVVKNYAKKLPSADKINFFPGFVSPSDIRHIKEIVADFDLTTTILPDYSDTLDNPVWDQYYRVPKGGTPISELEKMGEAYASVELGVFTAVKQGGQNGGTEVSGASWLESEHSVKNHQCLLPIGMSNSDSLFDILSKISGKDIPVKYRMQRGRLLDSYADGHKYIFGKKAVVYGEEDLVLALCSFLDEIGVEVVLAASGANSGKLQKEIIRHCPEHGKTIKVISDSDFEQINEACNTIKPDFLIGNSKGNYIAGNFNIPLIRVGFPIHDRIGGQRITLLGYQGTQELFDKVVNAMIEYKQNNSPIGYKYM